One Alnus glutinosa chromosome 3, dhAlnGlut1.1, whole genome shotgun sequence genomic region harbors:
- the LOC133862252 gene encoding cyclin-D1-1-like: MISYNMSTLSSDHSASPNLLYCSEVAADVVRQDLYEHSHTTLDCLSDDENSIVSVFDSETDQMLEIESIHRLRGNPGIVGARKDAVNWMLKVHAYYKFRPETAYLSVNYLDCFLASHTLPQGKGWPLQLLSVACLALAAKMEETSVPLLLDLQVKGPKFLFKPKTVQRMELFVMSNLKWRLRRTTPFDFLHYFVAKLSCLGSPLSDSSQVFSRASDLIISTCEVIDFLDYPPSSIAAAAVLCATDQNMEDQELSYFHKRVSKELVKKCRNLMKQKKCILAHVKRQKLQPAPPSPVGMLYSVIGRSCSAQKTGVTRI; encoded by the exons ATGATCAGCTACAATATGTCGACCTTGTCCTCGGACCACTCAGCTAGTCCTAACTTATTATACTGCAGTGAAGTAGCCGCTGATGTGGTTCGGCAGGATTTGTATGAACACTCTCATACAACTCTGGATTGCCTGTCGGACGATGAGAACTCTATTGTCAGTGTCTTCGATTCTGAGACTGATCAAATGCTGGAAATTGAATCAATACATCGGCTACGTGGAAATCCTGGAATTGTTGGGGCTAGAAAAGACGCTGTCAATTGGATGTTGAag GTGCATGCTTACTACAAGTTTAGGCCTGAAACGGCATATCTTTCTGTAAACTATCTGGATTGTTTTCTCGCCTCTCATACATTGCCG CAAGGGAAAGGGTGGCCGCTGCAGCTATTATCCGTTGCTTGCTTGGCCCTGGCAGCAAAAATGGAAGAAACAAGCGTGCCCCTTCTATTAGACCTCCAGGTGAAGGGACCCAAATTCTTGTTCAAGCCAAAAACAGTTCAAAGGATGGAGCTCTTCGTCATGTCCAATCTGAAGTGGCGATTGCGCAGGACTACCCCTTTTGATTTCCTCCACTATTTCGTTGCTAAGCTTTCATGTCTTGGCTCTCCACTAAGTGATTCCAGTCAAGTTTTCTCGCGTGCCTCGGATCTTATTATCAGCACATGTGAAG TGATCGACTTCTTGGATTATCCTCCATCATCAATAGCAGCAGCTGCCGTGCTATGTGCAACAGATCAAAATATGGAAGACCAGGAGTTGAGCTACTTCCATAAGAGAGTAAGCAAA GAATTGGTGAAAAAATGTCGCAATCTTATGAAGCAAAAGAAGTGCATTCTGGCACACGTTAAACGACAGAAGTTGCAGCCAGCACCACCAAGCCCTGTTGGCATGCTTTATTCGGTGATTGGCAGAAGCTGCAGTGCTCAAAAAACAGGGGTAACAAGGATTTGA